From Gloeocapsa sp. PCC 73106, a single genomic window includes:
- a CDS encoding HEAT repeat domain-containing protein, whose amino-acid sequence MEPITVTALIELIHTSEYEYTRRKAAESLGQIGKGNPEAIAALIELIHTSEDEDTRRLAAESLGKIGQGNPEAIAALIELIHTSEDEDTRSLAVESLGKSEKGTQKRSQL is encoded by the coding sequence ATGGAACCCATCACTGTAACAGCTTTAATCGAGTTAATCCATACCTCTGAGTATGAATATACCCGTAGGAAAGCAGCAGAGAGTTTAGGGCAAATTGGAAAAGGCAACCCAGAAGCGATCGCGGCTTTAATCGAGTTAATCCATACCTCTGAGGATGAAGATACCCGTAGGCTAGCAGCAGAGAGTTTAGGGAAAATCGGACAAGGCAACCCGGAGGCGATCGCGGCTTTAATCGAGTTAATCCATACCTCTGAGGATGAAGATACCCGTAGTCTAGCAGTAGAGAGTTTAGGGAAATCGGAAAAGGGAACCCAGAAGAGATCGCAGCTTTAA
- a CDS encoding type II toxin-antitoxin system HigA family antitoxin, translating to MEIRPIRTQTDYQEALREIELLFNVAPNTPEYDRLDILSTLVEVYEKTHIPIELPDPIDAIHYYMDTRGWSSRDLELCLGSRVSVSEILSRKRSLTLEMIRKLNQELGIPAEILIQPYKSAQISA from the coding sequence ATGGAAATACGTCCAATTAGAACCCAAACTGACTATCAAGAAGCTCTTAGAGAAATTGAGTTGCTGTTTAATGTCGCCCCCAATACTCCTGAATACGATCGACTAGATATACTCAGCACCCTAGTAGAAGTTTACGAGAAGACGCACATTCCGATTGAACTACCTGATCCAATCGATGCAATTCATTACTACATGGATACCCGTGGGTGGTCTAGTCGTGATTTAGAGCTATGTTTGGGGAGTCGAGTCAGTGTGTCTGAGATTCTGTCTCGTAAACGCTCCTTGACTTTGGAAATGATTCGGAAGTTGAATCAAGAATTAGGGATTCCGGCTGAAATTCTTATACAGCCCTATAAGTCGGCACAAATCTCCGCTTAA
- a CDS encoding type II toxin-antitoxin system HigB family toxin, whose translation MRILSRSTLKNFWESHPDAEEALKTWYYEASHADWHSPVDVKSVHGNASIIGNNRVVFNIKGNTYRLIVAIRYDIGIIFIRFIGTHAEYDKVDAETI comes from the coding sequence ATGCGTATCCTGTCCCGCAGCACCCTAAAAAACTTCTGGGAATCTCATCCAGATGCCGAAGAAGCACTGAAAACTTGGTACTATGAAGCATCTCACGCCGATTGGCACAGTCCAGTCGATGTTAAGTCAGTTCATGGTAATGCCAGCATCATTGGGAACAACCGTGTTGTTTTCAACATCAAAGGCAATACCTATCGCTTGATTGTAGCAATTCGTTATGACATCGGCATTATTTTTATCCGATTTATTGGTACTCATGCTGAGTATGACAAGGTAGATGCAGAAACAATCTAA